From Mastacembelus armatus chromosome 9, fMasArm1.2, whole genome shotgun sequence:
CATCCAGGCACGCGGAGCTCATCCAAAACCAGCAGCGATGCCACACTCCTTGTTCCCCATGTGCGTCCTGGGACTTATcgccctctcctcctcctgttacATCCAGAACTGCCCCCGAGGAGGGAAACGAGCGCTGCCAGAGACTGGGATCAGACAGGTGAGGACAACAAGCCTTTCAATTTGTTTTGGGCTGTAATCTGTGACTTTGATTAGACCTACTTTGGAAGTTTGGGATTTGAAATTTCCCAAGTTGCCTTTGATCCGAGATGTAGAATATAGCACAGTGATTTTGCTCAGTAAATATTGAAGAGGTGTTAGGACcataatgaaataattcaatGATAGTAATAAATAAgtagaaaatacacacaatgtaaatttaaaaggtGTGTTATGTACacgtttttttttcctgccaaaACATaggaagcagcagcaaatgAAATTATCAAGGAGCCTAAAAACTAGAACTAATTATATTTTCCATAAAACATATTCATGGGAATATGATAAAACATAGTTGCTTATGAGACTGCATTATTCTCAACTTCTAGTGTTGTGTAAAGATGTACACAAATACACTGAAGTAAGATATATGTACAACAGAAGAAATGCAACTGTTTTATCTAGTATTTAAGATTCAGATTTTAGCTGATACTACACCTGTGGGATTGTGGAATTTAAGAGGGAAGAGTGAAAAAACCCTCTGTCAGAATAAATCTTTTGAATAAAGACCATcatgccctgtgatggactggtgacctgtccagggtgtacccctgcctttcacccaagagataggctccagcagatccctgtgaccctggttaggaataagcaggtatagatgatggatggatgaaaagacTTTCATAAAAGAGTAAGTGACTGTATTTATAGAACCTTATTTATGCTTAAATCTAATTCTCCTCCAGTGCATGTCTTGTGGCCCCGGAGACAGGGGCCGCTGCTTCGGCCCTAGTATCTGCTGCGGGGAGGGCCTGGGCTGCCTGCTGAGCTCCCCAGAAACTGCTCACTGTGTGGAGGAGAACTACCTGCTCACACCCTGCCAGGCAGGAGGGAAACCCTGTGGATCTGACGGAGGACGTTGCGCTGCTGCAGGACTCTGCTGTAACTCAGGTACAGTCTGGTATGATTGTATCTGTTGGTCATGTTTAGTGAAATTAATGTGTATGATACGGTGTGAACTGCTTCATGGGCACAATGTAAATGAAGTTCCTTTCCTTTTCTATTCCACTTCTCCTTCTCAGAGAACTGTGCTGTGGACTCTGACTGCCTGGGGGAGACCGAAGCTTCAGATCCAGCCCACGGTTCTGCAGGTAGCTCGCCTACAGAGCTGCTCCTCCGCCTGCTGCATGTGGCCACAAGAGGACAGACTGAATACTGATCCCATACCAGAGATTCACCTGCTCCCCAGAGACTGCAGGTGCAACAGGTGCACTAGAAATGAAGATCATCCCTGTCAGCCTTGAGATTTGAACCCTGAACCAATAAAATGCCAAGTCAAACTTTGCTCTCTCTTAATCCCTACTGCTGTGCTAATTCTGTATCTATAAGGGCGGCTTACGGTGACAGACAGGCTATCTTTAACTTGTTTAGTGATTACATGCTTCTATAATAATGATTCTGAAAATAGTGAATATCATGGCTGTTCTCATCATAGAAATGTATATACaaatgcacatactgtaaacaaaatgtaattttatgtgAGGGGATATAACACAAGCCAGAGTTCcagttcaaataaataaatagcagaaAATACTAACTTACTACTTAGTTGGAGATTGAAGATTAGAGATTGTTACAGATAGCTATGTAAAACAGCTGAAGGACAATGCTTGAGCGGTCAGTTCTTATGTAgtagaaatactgtatatagaaaaTGAGAGACACAATACATAATCTATCATTGCCAAAAAAACATTCTGTGGTTTGTATTCATTATTCCCAGGCTCAAATTAATTTCACCAATTAtgcccagaaaaaaaaaaaaagactcctcTCTTCTGTCcccttgtgtgttttttttggtgCACATGGTATTACTCATACTGTGGGGACCAAAACCTGTTTAGAAACTGATGTATGATTGGAAACTCCCTTGGTCTGAGTATGACCATGGTTAAGGTTTGGTTAACtctccaaaaaaataaatgcaggtaCATGTAAAGTCCTGATGAGGAATAAAAACAACCCTGCATGTGAGTGATGAGTGAGAGTGAAAGGAATGTATTATTGAACACAGCCCATATAACTACTTCTGGGAAATCATCCATAGtaattgttttagtttaataaGGTTTGATCAGTTAAGTTAGGTTTGAACTTTCTtcaacttaatttttttttttaataaaagaagCCGATTGGGTGTCGCCATTTACAGCAAACTTAATGTAATGTTACATATGTGGATCAAATCAGGACAACAAAGgctggtttttttttggttttttttctcatttgatGATCGAAAGATGGTTGTAAACAAATTATGTATTGAGCAATCTGGCACACACATCAGCTTTTGCAACTTTTATATGAATTGACAGTGTTGATGTGCAGTCAATGCAGCCTTTCCATTCATCTCCTTCTAGAACATACTTTTCTCTGTTCTGTATCTACATGTCCTGCAAGTGTTGATGAAAGAAAATTACCGTAACTGTAATCTTTCATTTCTATGTGTGATGAATTAAAGTTGTTTGTGACAGAACTGCTGACAGTTTGCCCATGTTTCAGATCCAGCTGGAACAGGAGACAGATCCTCCCAGATTTTGACAGTTACCTGTTTTGATCAGATCAGTAACTACGTGgcattttttaactgttttagAAACTTGGTGTAAATCTGTGAAGTCTATCATTACGCAGTGTATAAAAATTCGCCTCAGGCCTATTTTGGCATTTGGTGAAAATATAAGTACGTATGATCATGTGAATTTGAACATAACGTAGATTTCAAAAACTTAGTGTATTATTATTGACACGTGCTGCCATAAATTCATTGTATAAATATGGTGTTCTGTTTGACACCCCCTTGATTTACAGTTGGCATGATGTACATTATTGCAACATACAGATAAAAGTAGCAGTAACTggttggtccagactgaaatcgCTGacattaaattcaattaaataagTATTTAATTTATTGCCCTGATTTTTTGTACAGCATACACGGTGACTAGCAAAACGATTTTGGTCACctcaaacttttattttgagtttTAGTGAATGTGCCTTGAAATTCAGTTGATATTATTAGTTTCTGgggaatttattttaaaaactttcGTGATGTCCTGCAATTTGAACTTGGCTGAAATGTGCATTTGATGGGTTGTCTTGATTTGTGTTTCATGTCCCCATCAAGATGAATCACTATAACTTTATTGCGCCCTTTACTGTCAATGTAGTGTCAtcattctttctttcagttgtactttatacagtatatgcagccAATGTAGTCACGCAGGCCACAGTGGCATGTTTATTTAAGTGCAAAATAAATCCTAAaggattaattaaaaataaacatgtcagtTTCAGCCTTGTACTACTGATTCAGACTGAATGGAAAGCAAAAATCTCATGTCTTGTGGTTTGAAGGGTTTAAATGTGATTAAGTATTCAGTGTTGCATGCTCAAATCAAGCCAAAAATCATatgtatagtttaaaataaacaccCAGTTGTGCTACTAATAAAATTCTCCCTGGgaccagtttgattttttttttcatagtaaTTCTTATGTGTGACTTGCACACTCAGTTAAATTGCACAAGTGACAGTTTTGAACACCACACGTGTACACAAGACAAATGTGGaatgtttcagctgcagaacaGTAGCCTCTGCACTGGAAGATCAGCACAATTCCCTGCCATAAGAGTCATGTCCTTGTCAAAATGGATTCAATTATGTCAATCAGTTCTTTATCGGTACATAATCTTTTGTTGGAATGGAAAGTGTTTAAGGAATATGTGGCCAAAATATGTCACATACTGCTTTAGCGCGTGCGAGGTGTGAAATGTGCATGTATGTCCATGAGTGTGCATGTGGGAGTGGTAGGTGTCTCTGAGGGGTTCAGTGGGTGGTACTGTGTGTGGTTCCTAGAGTCCTAGGTGTGATGTTTGGATGTTGACAAGGTGGGATGATGTGATATCTAGGTGTTGTTCTGGCTGTGGTCTGCAGCTATTGGTGATGCAGGGTGTGACGTGGGCCGTGCCATTGTTGCGCTTCTGATCTGAATTGTAAGGATCAGTCCTTGGTGGGTCCTTTGTTTGTGCGGCTGCTAGCAACATGGTTGTATCATGATGGTGTTTCCAAACGGTGAGTGTTCTTCAATTATTTggactgtttttaaagttttacaaACAGTTGTTGTTCATTGAAAAGGTATTGTTTTGACAAAAACTGTAATTTACCAGGTGCTGTTCTAACCCGTACAAGCGGTTGTGGAGCAGGACCCCTCAGATCACAGTGCTGTAAAAAGtgagtgtttttgtatttctaccTGATTTAATATTATTCCAGCCAATCACTTTGTTTTAGTTATTGATTAGTTAGAATTAGTCAGATTATTAGAATTAGTCAGATTGTGTCTGTAGAGAATTTTGATGAACCTAAGCATCAATGGAGGTCACCGTCTCTGAAAGCGATCAAGGCCGGACAGAGTCAGAACACATCGGTGTTAGCGGGTTCTACAGGTCACGTGGAAAGTTCTTTTCAAAAACAGATATGTTTCACTCATATGGTgaataaacagacaaaactgtATTGTGGCCTACTGTATCAATTTGGtattaaaatgtagaaaatctAAGGATGTGATCAGACATTTAACACAATGTAAAAGTTCCAAAGCTCTTCTCCATCTGAGAAAACCAATCCACTCTTTTGTTTCTCAATACCAAGTGCTCATATACATAAAGTGCACTTGAAACTCAATAAATGACCGTGGTGAAGTCAAGAAAATGTTCTTCAGACAGAGCAAAGAGTAAAGTTGGATTTAAAGCTTTGAATTACTGTCTTTAGATAGTTGTCCTTCAGAAAAAATACGTCTTTTCTCAAAAATTgcgactggtctcagaaaaatacacctggtcaaaaaaaatacaactggtctctgaaaaaaaaaagacttgtcaAGAGAAATACAACTGGTTTCTAAAAGATATTACTGGtcaagaaaaatacaaacacttttCTTAGAAAAATTCATCTGGATGCGTCAAGAAAAATACGAATGGTTTCTGAAAAATGTgtctggtctcagaaaaatatgaccagtcaagaaaaatacaaatggtTTATATCCCTGAATGACTAATAGCTGCAGACCACAGCCAGAACAACACCCAGATATCACATCATCTCACCTTGTCAGCACCCAAACATCACACCTAGGACTCTAGGAACCAACCACAGTACCACCCACTGAACTTACCACTTGCACAGATGTGCACGTGCACATTTCACACCTAGCACGCGCAAAAAGCACCATCCTATTAATACTCATACTAATGTGTTTGAACTCTTTGaatatgaaatgtgaaaatgccCTCTTTTTTTTCAAGTCCTGCCCCACATTTCTTAAGCTGACATTTGACCTTAATAAACTTTCCATTGACCTCAGTTTAACTATAACCTGTGTCCTATTGTTTGTTCTGGGTGTGTCATTTGTGGCAAGTTCCAGTTCAGTACCCATCAGTCACAAGACGTTATTAAACTAGTGATGATTAGACCTGTTGGAGCCTGTTAAAGAGAGGCATACCTCTACTTGATTCATCCAGCAACATCAGTTCGAACAAGGAAAATGAAAGTAACATTTGACTTCACAAAAGACTTTACGTTCCATGGTTTAATTACTTTGTCATCTCTGTTTAATAGCTTTGTGCTCGTACGTTTTCAGCAAACTGTTGTGCTCAGAAAAAAACTGGCTGGGTGGTTACAcaggtgtgtggtgtgtggggTGGGAGGTGGGTGGGAGGTTGGTGGGTTGGTTTGGTGGGGAGGGGTTCAGTACAGGTATTTAAGCAGCAAGGACGCATTTCCCTCTTATCATTTGTGCTGCCGTTATGGATGTCAAAATCGTGTttgtggttgtctgtctgtgtgctttgGCCATCAGCTCTACTGAAGGTAAGAACTACATTTGTTATgacaaatattcatttaaaaccaAGAAAACACTTCTATAGGTTCAGTTATTGCCTCATGGTGAGTTAAGTGTATTCTAAAATGTGttgcaaacataaaaatgttaatcttATCCAGCTGTTTCCTAGCTTGAATCTAACATCAGAGAAATAATATTAAACCTGTTTCAGCATGTGGCCTTTCATCTGCTGTACCTCCTAAAAATAGACGACAGTATACACCCTGCAAACTTCCAGTCCGGTTCAGTCCAACTCTGATGTTAACCTTTTGATTTTTTCAAATTCATCTTCTATTGTGATCTTGAGCAAAAGGTATTATTGTACATTACATGTGTTTTGTATCGACTGAGGAGTTAATAATGgaagtgtttattttgtttttggagaTTAAAACTGACTTTAACTTGACAGGACACATAATTTACTCAATTATAAATTGAAGAATACAGTTTGatcagtcatcatcatcatcatcagttcTTTCAACATTCTTACAATTGATCTTTATCTCACATTACAGCTGGTATCCCAAAGTGCTGCATCAAGACAATGAAGAGACTCCCTCAAAAAGTGCTATCTAAGGTCTATGCTATGAAAGATCAGAATGGCAGCGGTGCCTGTGACATCACTGCACTGAAGTAAGTGGTGAAGGTCAACAATGAAACGATTCTGCTGGTTGTTAtcaattcttctttttcttagtATTTTCTGTATACTGTCCACAATTAGCGAAAAACTAGGATGATAATAAGTGCAGCACATGCACATATGGTCTATACATTAGATGAAGTGCTTTGAGTGTAACTTCTGATTACATCTAAACAATATACAGTTTATTTCTGCTATTATCTATATCTGAAACATAATTTCCTTTTCTTGTGGCTCTGCAGGTTATATTTAACAGACAGATCGTCTCCCATATGTGTTCCTCCTCAGATGAAGAAGGTGCTGGAGCGTCTGATAAAAAACAGGCTTAAAGCAtaagtggaataaaaaaaatcatggaaTTTGTTTGTATATCCTCTTACTTTCAGATTAAGATTTACCATCATTTTCCAAATGATCTGATGTATTAGATTGAGCTGTCCAAGAAAATCAGCTGTTTACATGTTAATGCTCCACTCTTAATGATACAGTGACAATATGACACTGACAAATGCCTACTGCCTTATAAGAACCTTTATTTCTACAACTTTCATAGTATATGCTAAATGTTGATGATACTTAATACTtaagtaacatttttaaataataagtGTCTTTGATAGCATAGTACTGCTAAACAATGGGAATGCTTCTTTTATCACTGGATTTATACAATCAACATCCAATGTCTGTCAGATGTGAttcctgtgttgttgttttttttatgttattgttatgTGTGCCTGTAGTAGTGATCTAGTAGTGACGACGACTGTCTAGGATTGGTCAAACTATCACCAGAGGTATTTCTTTTGTGTAAAGACTATTCTGTAATATCATAAAGATAGGTCAAAAGAATGTAATGTGAGGGTTTGTGTTGGTTGTTTTGGGGCTATACTAAGAAACACACCAACCACCAACCAGAGGGAGGCTGACAGATGCCAGTCACTTTACTGTGTGGACCACACTTGTGCATCAAAAGGCATCATGATGAACTTGATTTTGTGTtctttgtcatttatttgtACATGCACTGATGACAAATAAGAGGCTAGAGATGGTACATTACATGTGTGAGGAATCTTAAAAACACTATTCAAGAAATGAGAGTAAAACTGGCTTGTCATTGTTCGTTTGTGTCCACTGATTCTATCATAACCAAAGAGACAGCAAAACACTCTGAAACTTTCTGGAAAGTCTTCACTGaggtcatttattttattcatattgttTCATTGTTAAGAGAGGATTGTGCTGGGAAGGGCATCCggtgtaaaacttgtgccaatCATGCGGATCAATTGAcataagacaagacaagacataaaaaaaatatccaagAATTATACTCATTTAAAGAAGACATGTTTTACAGAGAACAagcattttttttactgttaataGTTACAGAGTGTActattacttttactttgattGGGCATTAATAATTTTAactaaaaaagaataaaagaatacTTTTTACCAAATTGTTTGTGTACCAAGTATTCAGTGTTGTCTCTAAAAGCTTTTGACTACTAGGTACTAAGTGAACTAACTGTGTTAACAACAAATTTCTTCCCtttctcaaaaaaaaatcttctttcCTTGCATCACTTCTTTAGAAAGGCTGATTGTGAAGAAGtgcagaaaagcaaaaattCTCCAAGATGAACAAGTTATGTGCAGAAATGCttaaatgaaactaaaacaaagcttaaaaacagacttttggaGACTCCAGGTTTCATTCATGAATGATTTGATAGTTGCTTTAATGCACATCCCTGTTATAATTTCTGCTACTACCACAGTTATACACCTCACTGATAAATGTGGCAAGTTTGGTCTTACGTGACATTTGATCAAACTGCAAAAGTGGCAATGAAAAAGTCAAGTAAAATATATGTTCATGACAAGACAAGATAAACTGGACCCTAATCCACCAGTTCATTGCTCTATTCACCAACATCGAGCTATCAATCAGTTTAAGGCCCAAGGCATCAGGCTGTTATGAGTAAGAATAACTCATTGCTTTAAAACCACACGAAATCACCTCCAGCAAATTAATGCTGCCTATTATCTCCTCTTAAATCAGTGAGACGCTCTCAAACGTGTACAAAGACTGTATGAATGTACTCAAGTCAGAGCAGGTTTCTCCACTGACAGTTGTTCACTCTGAATGTAAAGAGCATTTAACCTCTTTAATCTGTTGCCCTAAATCTCCAAAAAAGAATTCATCAGCACTCAGACTGTCAGAAAGATTACGTTTTACCTCATCTTGCTTCAAAAGGCAACACTATGTTTGGAAAAACTGATTGTGTTAATTTTATTGTGTCATTATGAGAATAAAAGCACATAGGGAGGGAGTGTCAATAGGGCAGATTTACACAAACTGAAGGAGAAACTGTGATTGTGTTTACTTGCCTCTCAGTTGgttcaa
This genomic window contains:
- the avp gene encoding vasopressin-neurophysin 2-copeptin translates to MPHSLFPMCVLGLIALSSSCYIQNCPRGGKRALPETGIRQCMSCGPGDRGRCFGPSICCGEGLGCLLSSPETAHCVEENYLLTPCQAGGKPCGSDGGRCAAAGLCCNSENCAVDSDCLGETEASDPAHGSAGSSPTELLLRLLHVATRGQTEY